In Brachionichthys hirsutus isolate HB-005 chromosome 5, CSIRO-AGI_Bhir_v1, whole genome shotgun sequence, a single genomic region encodes these proteins:
- the ptprjb.1 gene encoding receptor-type tyrosine-protein phosphatase beta: MIGSQAVLEPVPAGAGPSWSRSQLERSQLEPVPAGAGPRWSRSQVEPVPGGAGPSWSRSQLEPVPEPEAVRNLTVTDVSTDSVSLTWTEPRGKSSSYIVEWSAGAHKGNVNAHGPSETISNLGAGLEHLISVAAVAEDEQTTGEKVQVSLYTKPKAVTDLRVEHVTTTAVTLAWLRQSDHKPSYSYLVTARQDATTVHSESTHGENHTFLGLTPGERYAFDVFSVVGGVSSTVKSTSEYTRPTKPGSLTAAARGMNHLNISWASPEGTFDHFEVNISNEELHYISSITTTDAAAHFPDLLPGRMYVIAVTAVAGPFRNSSDQASFATFPSPPGSILVAQKTNSSLHLEWATPALMEAAPHISYRLWYHPAAGRVRDQNTTDNNTELSPLSSGTSYNITVVSVGPQMPNPVRNLAARPKSTTAVEVKWSHPPGAQSYYKYLVQTYNATEQVFNATISLNGTDVPNLEPGSRYGIKVRTIASAGSASTEEEAFSYTKPKAVTDLRVEHVTTTAVTLAWLRQSDHKPSYSYLVTARQDATTVHSESTHGETHTFLGLTPGERYAFDVFSVVEGVSSTVKSTSEYTKPAAVSDITVIGSTTNLSVSWRPAPGQVSSYAVHLFRDNQSESSDTNLSNNTFTSLFLAQKPGVLYCVLLVTTSGPFESASSRVCNATFPNPPGPVTVESQTEGSIRFTWPHPEDMDHHQYEFLVSSLNGPSLTENDWFLLDNLQSGTLYRIAVVTVGVWNYTSTAVTAGNYTKPAVVPNITVIGSTTSLSVSWRPAPGQVSSYAVHLFRDNQSESSDTNLSNNTFTSLFLAQKPGVLYCVLLVTTSGPFESASSRVCNATFPNPPGPVTVESQTEGSIRFTWPHPEDMDHHQYEFLVSSLNGPSLTENDWFLLDNLQSGTLYRIAVVTVGVWNYTSTAVTAGNYTKPAVVPNITVIGSTTNLSVSWRPAPGQVSSYAVHLFRDNQSESSDTNLSNNTFTSLFLAQKPGVLYCVLLVTTSGPFESASSRVCNATFPNPPGPVTVESQTEGSIRFTWPHPEDMDHHQYEFLVSSLNGPSLTENDWFLLDNLQSGTLYRIAVVTVGVWNYTSTAVTAGNYTKPAVVPNITVIGSTTNLSVSWRPAPGQVSSYAVHLFRDNQSESSDTNLSNNTFTSLFLAQKPGVLYCVLLVTTSGPFESASSRVCNATFPNPPGPVTVESQTEGSIRFTWPHPEDMDHHQYEFLVSSLNGPSLTENDWFLLDNLQSGTLYRIAVVTVGVWNYTSTAVTAGNYTKPAVVSDITVIGSTTNLSVSWRPAPGQVSSYAVHLFRDNQSESSDTNLSNNTFTSLFLAQKPGVLYCVLLVTTSGPFESASSRVCNATFPNPPGPVTVESQTEGSIRFTWPHPEDMDHHQYEFLVSSLNGPSLTENDWFLLDNLQSGTLYRIAVVTVGVWNYTSTAVTAGNYTKPAVVSDITVIGSTTNLSVSWRPAPGQVSSYAVHLFRDNQSESSDTNLSNNTFTSLFLAQKPGVLYCVLLVTTSGPFESASSRVCNATFPNPPGPVTVESQTEGSIRFTWPHPEDMDHHQYEFLVSSLNGPSLTENDWFLLDNLQSGTLYRIAVVTVGVWNYTSTAVTAGNYTKITTATVTLVWEQQESKPHYTYVVSASNGSEVHLNTVITSTDTITGLVAGSNYSFTVTSQTADGTMAAPVTVSHFTRPEAVQPSISSRGSNDSILVSWSRAPGEAQYYQVGLSSSAPTPQELVGITNGTAWLFERLSAGKLYVAMVTTCSGPVSASSGFVSNATFPNPPGPVDILTKTTGSISIKWQEAPLMSGVPFHYRLTITPPQRGVRIPSGSNRHSFGSLLSGTPYHISVATVGAMDLESEPVGINRVNTRPFSVKHLGAATEEESLMLTWDRPDEYKDGYTYNVTWQSSDGASGIVTREAAHRIDGLVPGRLYNLSVTTETADGTPSAPRQIHSCTSMDRIRFMQSPFNQTFPNHSDLSLCFDAVAASPVTNLRCEGPDRTEAEVVLSWSRPRGHYAFFRVSVNDSGGSGMTSSCCSRRVAGLLHFSVYELSVETLSCGRPSAPVSCHCRTGITDPPIPENVTSLVEVSEKVHNRFSLQIDSRLLNNTNGPITHVGVLVTQKLPDETTNWKNYLGKTYDQWKAKETPVYLATVREIILQSRSAESQLSLAVGDESKWEGYTNGLLVTSGKYQYAVVLFTSLSLQDNMVNTILGIAIGATLGIFAFLFIVLMGFVIYWRRLSKKELSDIQIYSLRAKASVGVKMEDYEPYYRKQKADSNCGFAEEFEDLKAVGTDQSKTNALSAENKPKNRYNNVLPYDCSRVKLSIVHGSPYDDYINASYVPGYNSRKEFIASQGPLPATVNEFWRMIWEKNVQTLVMLARCSEQGRVKCERYWDSGSKHFENITVTTISEIPLEDWTIRDISIKNVKTAETRLVRHFHFTAWPDHGVPETTELLISFRHLVREHTDQYSRHSPTVVHCSAGVGRTGTFIAIDRLIFQIERENIVDVYGIVHDMRLHRPLMVQTEDQYVFLNQCAMDIIRSRTGTNVDLIYQNVTALSAYENTEPKEGYPKNGSHNT, from the exons GGAGAGCGCTACGCCTTTGATGTGTTTAGTGTTGTGGGAGGAGTCAGCTCCACAGTGAAGAGCACCTCGGAATACACAA GGCCTACAAAGCCTGGGAGCCTTACGGCTGCTGCAAGAGGAATGAACCATCTGAACATCAGCTGGGCATCGCCTGAAGGGACTTTTGATCATTTTGAGGTGAACATCTCAAACGAGGAGCTTCACTACATTTCCAGTATCACTACGACGGACGCTGCGGCCCACTTTCCTGATTTACTTCCTGGGAGGATGTACGTGATCGCAGTGACCGCCGTGGCTGGGCCGTTCAGGAACTCTTCTGACCAGGCGTCATTTGCCACGT TTCCCTCGCCTCCCGGTTCGATCCTCGTCGCTCAGAAGACAAACTCTTCGCTCCACCTGGAGTGGGCGACTCCTGCTCTGATGGAGGCGGCTCCACACATCAGCTACCGGCTCTGGTACCATCCAGCGGCGGGCCGAGTACGAGATCAGAACACCACAGACAACAACACAGAGCTGTCCCCACTGTCCTCTGGAACGTCCTACAACATCACTGTAGTGTCAGTCGGACCCCAAA TGCCCAACCCGGTACGGAACCTTGCAGCCAGGCCTAAATCCACCACCGCAGTGGAAGTGAAGTGGTCACACCCACCAGGAGCCCAGTCGTATTACAAGTACCTGGTTCAGACCTACAACGCCACGGAACAAGTGTTTAACGCAACCATCAGCCTTAACGGCACCGACGTGCCCAACCTGGAGCCGGGATCGAGATACGGCATCAAGGTCAGGACGATAGCCTCAGCAGGAAGTGCGTCCACGGAGGAAGAGGCGTTCAGTTACACGA AGCCCAAAGCAGTGACCGACCTCAGGGTGGAGCATGTGACCACGACGGCCGTCACGCTGGCGTGGCTCAGGCAGAGCGACCACAAGCCTTCCTACTCCTACCTGGTGACGGCGAGGCAGGACGCCACGACGGTCCACAGCGAATCGACCCACGGCGAGACGCACACCTTCCTCGGCCTGACTCCTGGAGAGCGCTACGCCTTTGATGTGTTTAGTGTTGTGGAAGGAGTCAGCTCCACAGTGAAGAGCACCTCGGAATACACAA AACCTGCAGCCGTTTCTGACATCACAGTCATTGGCAGTACAACCAACCTGTCTGTGAGCTGGAGACCTGCACCTGGACAGGTGTCTTCCTACGCCGTCCACCTGTTCAGGGacaaccagtcagaaagcagcGACACAAACCTGAGCAACAACACTTTCACCAGCTTGTTCCTGGCCCAGAAACCGGGCGTGCTGTACTGCGTGCTGCTCGTCACCACAAGTGGACCGTTTGAGAGCGCCAGCTCCAGAGTTTGCAACGCGACTT TTCCCAACCCTCCTGGTCCCGTCACGGTGGAGAGTCAGACGGAGGGTTCCATTCGGTTCACCTGGCCCCACCCTGAGGACATGGACCATCATCAGTACGAGTTCCTCGTGTCCAGCTTGAACGGCCCCTCCCTGACTGAGAACGACTGGTTCCTGCTGGACAATCTCCAGTCTGGGACGCTGTACCGCATCGCCGTTGTTACTGTCGGTGTGTGGAACTACACAAGCACAGCAGTGACAGCAGGAAACTACACGA AACCTGCAGTCGTTCCTAACATCACAGTCATTGGCAGTACAACCAGCCTGTCTGTGAGCTGGAGACCTGCACCTGGACAGGTGTCTTCCTACGCCGTCCACCTGTTCAGGGacaaccagtcagaaagcagcGACACAAACCTGAGCAACAACACTTTCACCAGCTTGTTCCTGGCCCAGAAACCGGGCGTGCTGTACTGCGTGCTGCTCGTCACCACAAGTGGACCGTTTGAGAGCGCCAGCTCCAGAGTTTGCAACGCGACTT TTCCCAACCCTCCTGGTCCCGTCACGGTGGAGAGTCAGACGGAGGGTTCCATTCGGTTCACCTGGCCCCACCCTGAGGACATGGACCATCATCAGTACGAGTTCCTCGTGTCCAGCTTGAACGGCCCCTCCCTGACTGAGAACGACTGGTTCCTGCTGGACAATCTCCAGTCTGGGACGCTGTACCGCATCGCCGTTGTTACTGTCGGTGTGTGGAACTACACAAGCACAGCAGTGACAGCAGGAAACTACACGA AACCTGCAGTCGTTCCTAACATCACAGTCATTGGCAGTACAACCAACCTGTCTGTGAGCTGGAGACCTGCACCTGGACAGGTGTCTTCCTACGCCGTCCACCTGTTCAGGGacaaccagtcagaaagcagcGACACAAACCTGAGCAACAACACTTTCACCAGCTTGTTCCTGGCCCAGAAACCGGGCGTGCTGTACTGCGTGCTGCTCGTCACCACAAGTGGACCGTTTGAGAGCGCCAGCTCCAGAGTTTGCAACGCGACTT TTCCCAACCCTCCTGGTCCCGTCACGGTGGAGAGTCAGACGGAGGGTTCCATTCGGTTCACCTGGCCCCACCCTGAGGACATGGACCATCATCAGTACGAGTTCCTCGTGTCCAGCTTGAACGGCCCCTCCCTGACTGAGAACGACTGGTTCCTGCTGGACAATCTCCAGTCTGGGACGCTGTACCGCATCGCCGTTGTTACTGTCGGTGTGTGGAACTACACAAGCACAGCAGTGACAGCAGGAAACTACACGA AACCTGCAGTCGTTCCTAACATCACAGTCATTGGCAGTACAACCAACCTGTCTGTGAGCTGGAGACCTGCACCTGGACAGGTGTCTTCCTACGCCGTCCACCTGTTCAGGGacaaccagtcagaaagcagcGACACAAACCTGAGCAACAACACTTTCACCAGCTTGTTCCTGGCCCAGAAACCGGGCGTGCTGTACTGCGTGCTGCTCGTCACCACAAGTGGACCGTTTGAGAGCGCCAGCTCCAGAGTTTGCAACGCGACTT TTCCCAACCCTCCTGGTCCCGTCACGGTGGAGAGTCAGACGGAGGGTTCCATTCGGTTCACCTGGCCCCACCCTGAGGACATGGACCATCATCAGTACGAGTTCCTCGTGTCCAGCTTGAACGGCCCCTCCCTGACTGAGAACGACTGGTTCCTGCTGGACAATCTCCAGTCTGGGACGCTGTACCGCATCGCCGTTGTTACTGTCGGTGTGTGGAACTACACAAGCACAGCAGTGACAGCAGGAAACTACACGA AACCTGCAGTCGTTTCTGACATCACAGTCATTGGCAGTACAACCAACCTGTCTGTGAGCTGGAGACCTGCACCTGGACAGGTGTCTTCCTACGCCGTCCACCTGTTCAGGGacaaccagtcagaaagcagcGACACAAACCTGAGCAACAACACTTTCACCAGCTTGTTCCTGGCCCAGAAACCGGGCGTGCTGTACTGCGTGCTGCTCGTCACCACAAGTGGACCGTTTGAGAGCGCCAGCTCCAGAGTTTGCAACGCGACTT TTCCCAACCCTCCTGGTCCCGTCACGGTGGAGAGTCAGACGGAGGGTTCCATTCGGTTCACCTGGCCCCACCCTGAGGACATGGACCATCATCAGTACGAGTTCCTCGTGTCCAGCTTGAACGGCCCCTCCCTGACTGAGAACGACTGGTTCCTGCTGGACAATCTCCAGTCTGGGACGCTGTACCGCATCGCCGTTGTTACTGTCGGTGTGTGGAACTACACAAGCACAGCAGTGACAGCAGGAAACTACACGA AACCTGCAGTCGTTTCTGACATCACAGTCATTGGCAGTACAACCAACCTGTCTGTGAGCTGGAGACCTGCACCTGGACAGGTGTCTTCCTACGCCGTCCACCTGTTCAGGGacaaccagtcagaaagcagcGACACAAACCTGAGCAACAACACTTTCACCAGCTTGTTCCTGGCCCAGAAACCGGGCGTGCTGTACTGCGTGCTGCTCGTCACCACAAGTGGACCGTTTGAGAGCGCCAGCTCCAGAGTTTGCAACGCGACTT TTCCCAACCCTCCTGGTCCCGTCACGGTGGAGAGTCAGACGGAGGGTTCCATTCGGTTCACCTGGCCCCACCCTGAGGACATGGACCATCATCAGTACGAGTTCCTCGTGTCCAGCTTGAACGGCCCCTCCCTGACTGAGAACGACTGGTTCCTGCTGGACAATCTCCAGTCTGGGACGCTGTACCGCATCGCCGTTGTTACTGTCGGTGTGTGGAACTACACAAGCACAGCAGTGACAGCAGGAAACTACACGA AAATCACCACGGCGACGGTGACCTTGGTgtgggagcagcaggagagtaaACCTCACTACACATACGTGGTGTCCGCCTCGAACGGCTCAGAAGTTCACTTGAACACCGTGATTACCTCCACTGACACGATCACTGGACTCGTCGCCGGGAGCAACTACAGCTTCACCGTCACCAGTCAGACAGCAGATGGCACTATGGCAGCTCCGGTGACGGTGTCCCATTTCACCC GGCCTGAGGCGGTGCAGCCCAGCATCTCCAGCCGCGGCTCCAACGACTCCATCCTGGTCTCGTGGAGCAGAGCTCCTGGAGAAGCGCAGTATTATCAGGTCGGTCTGAGCAGCagcgcccccaccccccaggagCTCGTGGGAATCACCAACGGGACTGCCTGGCTGTTTGAGCGCCTGTCCGCGGGAAAGCTTtatgttgccatggtaaccacaTGCAGTGGGCCTGTCAGTGCATCATCTGGATTTGTTAGTAATGCAACAT TCCCCAACCCCCCAGGGCCCGTTGACATCCTGACAAAGACGACCGGTTCCATCAGCATTAAGTggcaggaagctcctctgatgAGCGGCGTGCCGTTCCACTACCGGCTGACCATTACACCGCCCCAGAGAGGAGTGCGTATCCCGAGCGGCAGCAACAGGCATTCCTTTGGCTCCCTGCTGTCCGGGACCCCCTACCACATATCTGTTGCCACAGTGGGTGCCATGGATTTAGAGAGCGAGCCCGTTGGGATCAACAGGGTCAACACAA GACCGTTCAGCGTGAAGCATCTTGGCGCTGCGACGGAAGAGGAGAGCCTCATGCTCACGTGGGACAGGCCTGACGAATACAAGGACGGCTACACTTATAATGTCACCTGGCAAAGCTCCGATGGAGCCAGCGGCATCGTAACCCGAGAAGCTGCGCATCGTATCGACGGCCTGGTTCCGGGCAGGCTGTATAACCTGAGCGTCACCACGGAGACCGCCGATGGAACTCCCAGCGCTCCCAGACAGATTCACAGCTGCACCAGTATGGACAGAATTCGCTTCATGCAGTCTCCATTCAATCAGACGTTCCCGAACCACTCTGACCTTTCTCTCTGTTTTGATGCTGTAGCTGCGAGTCCAGTGACGAACCTAAGATGTGAAGGCCCAGACAGAACCGAGGCCGAGGTCGTTCTGTCCTGGTCCAGACCTCGTGGACACTACGCTTTCTTTCGAGTCTCTGTGAACGACAGCGGCGGCAGCGGCATgacgagcagctgctgcagccgcaGAGTGGCCGGACTTCTTCACTTCTCTGTCTACGAGCTCTCCGTGGAGACGCTCAGCTGTGGAAGGCCCAGCGCTCCTGTGTCCTGTCACTGCAGGACAGGCATTACAG ACCCCCCCATTCCGGAGAACGTTACGTCCCTGGTGGAGGTGAGTGAAAAGGTACACAATAGGTTCTCCCTTCAGATCGACTCCAGGCTGCTGAACAACACCAATGGTCCGATCACACACGTCGGGGTGCTGGTGACACAGAAGCTGCCAG ATGAAACTACAAATTGGAAAAACTATTTGGGGAAAACTTATGATCAATGGAAGGCAAAGGAAACTCCAGTCTACCTGGCAACTGTCAGGGAGATCATTTTACAGTCGCGCAGCGCAGAAAGCCAGCTGAGCCTCGCCGTTGGAGACGAATCGAAATGGGAGGGCTACACTAATGGTCTCCTGGTCACAAGTGGAAAGTACCA aTATGCGGTTGTGTTATTCACCAGTCTGTCTCTGCAAGACAACATGGTGAATA CTATCCTTGGAATTGCCATTGGAGCAACATTGGGAATTTTTGCCTTTCTCTTTATCGTCCTCATGGGCTTCGTTATTTACTGGAGAAG GCTATCCAAAAAAGAATTGTCAGACATACAGATCTATTCCTTGAG GGCCAAAGC GAGTGTGGGGGTAAAGATGGAGGACTACGAGCCCTActacaggaagcagaaagcagACTCCAACTGTGGCTTTGCTGAAGAGTTTGAG GACCTGAAGGCTGTTGGGACGGATCAGTCAAAGACGAATGCTTTGAGTGCGGAGAACAAGCCCAAGAACCGCTACAACAACGTGCTTCCCT ATGACTGTTCTCGAGTGAAGCTCTCGATCGTCCACGGGAGTCCGTACGATGACTACATCAATGCTAGCTACGTCCCG GGTTACAACTCCAGGAAGGAGTTTATTGCATCTCAGGGTCCTCTGCCCGCCACAGTCAATGAATTCTGGAGGATGATCTGGGAGAAGAACGTGCAGACTTTGGTCATGCTGGCACGCTGCAGTGAGCAGGGACGG GTCAAGTGTGAGCGATACTGGGATTCTGGCTCAAAGCACTTTGAAAACATCACCGTGACAACAATCTCTGAAATACCACTTGAAGACTGGACCATCAGGGACATCAGCATTAAAAAT GTGAAAACAGCAGAGACACGTTTGGTGCGTCATTTCCACTTCACCGCCTGGCCCGATCACGGGGTGCCAGAAACCACTGAGCTCCTCATCAGTTTTAGACATCTGGTCCGAGAGCACACGGACCAGTACTCCAGACACTCTCCGACTGTGGTCCACTgcag CGCCGGTGTTGGACGCACAGGTACCTTCATAGCCATCGATCGGTTGATCTTCCAGATTGAAAGGGAAAATATTGTAGACGTGTATGGCATTGTCCATGATATGCGGCTGCACCGGCCCCTCATGGTGCAGACAGAG GATCAGTATGTGTTCTTAAACCAGTGTGCCATGGACATCATCAGATCAAGGACTGGAACCAACGTAGATCTAATCTACCAAAACGTCACTGCGCTCTCTGCCTATGAGAATACCGAGCCAAAGGAAGGTTACCCCAAAAACGGGTCCCACAATACATGA